The following are encoded together in the Rhizobium sp. SSA_523 genome:
- a CDS encoding N,N-dimethylformamidase beta subunit family domain-containing protein, whose product MADRPEFQSPELGPMNVAPRKVRPMHADDHWNSQPWYEAPREDPDIPEVYTYTDAISYDPGDEVTFHSTSTARTWRLQIYRDGLHPETVHEVAAIDGVFAPTPKDAYRNGCNWPVSHRWTLPADLKSGFYRVVSTCDRPNGIKFVQHHFFVVRPTEKTRRAKILMVLPTGTWTSYNDFGGANHYFGVEGENRDQPSPVLSLERPWTRGIVWLPAGAPRICADPAPEMGDAPRYAMKEWAYANGFGQYYAAAGWAQFDRHFVLWAEKEGFELDMITQTDLHYRPELLDAYPCVTIIGHDEYWTWEMREAMEGYVERGGNLARFGANFLWQIRLEADGKRQICHKFKAIHNDPVAGTDKAHLLTSAWEDHTVKWPGASTVGVNGAHGMYASWGGFAPNGQKGMTVYRPTHWAFQGTGLHYADIFGDKQHIFAYEVDGLDYTFRHGLPYPVAVEGQPETIEILAMSPAVLAEDEPEGEGFRYYVRGSDHEGLVECVTGEVTPEGLARYKYGSGMMVHMTRGKGEVLTAATCEWVMGLKRGDPFTQRITRNILDRFTAGRSA is encoded by the coding sequence ATGGCAGACAGACCGGAATTTCAATCTCCCGAGCTCGGACCGATGAATGTCGCGCCGCGCAAGGTGCGGCCGATGCATGCCGACGACCACTGGAACAGCCAGCCGTGGTACGAGGCACCGCGAGAAGACCCCGACATACCGGAAGTCTATACCTATACCGACGCGATCTCGTACGATCCCGGCGACGAGGTCACATTCCATTCGACCTCGACCGCCAGGACCTGGCGCCTGCAGATCTATCGCGACGGATTGCACCCGGAAACCGTGCATGAGGTAGCGGCGATTGATGGCGTATTCGCGCCGACCCCCAAGGACGCCTACCGCAACGGCTGCAACTGGCCGGTCAGTCATCGATGGACATTGCCGGCCGACCTGAAGTCGGGCTTCTACCGCGTGGTATCGACCTGCGACAGGCCGAACGGCATCAAGTTCGTGCAGCATCACTTTTTCGTCGTGCGGCCGACTGAAAAGACCCGCCGCGCCAAGATCCTGATGGTCCTGCCGACCGGCACCTGGACGTCCTACAACGACTTCGGCGGCGCCAATCACTATTTCGGCGTCGAAGGCGAGAACCGCGATCAGCCGTCGCCGGTCCTGTCGCTCGAACGTCCCTGGACGCGCGGCATTGTCTGGCTGCCGGCGGGCGCGCCGCGGATCTGCGCCGATCCGGCACCGGAAATGGGTGACGCGCCGCGCTATGCGATGAAGGAATGGGCCTATGCCAATGGCTTCGGCCAGTATTATGCGGCTGCCGGCTGGGCGCAGTTCGACCGCCACTTCGTGCTTTGGGCCGAAAAAGAAGGCTTCGAGCTCGACATGATCACCCAGACCGATCTGCATTACCGGCCGGAGCTGCTCGACGCCTATCCCTGCGTCACCATTATCGGTCACGACGAATACTGGACCTGGGAAATGCGCGAGGCGATGGAGGGCTATGTCGAGCGCGGCGGAAATCTTGCCCGCTTCGGCGCGAATTTCCTCTGGCAGATCCGTCTCGAGGCGGATGGCAAGCGGCAGATCTGCCACAAGTTCAAGGCGATCCACAACGATCCCGTCGCAGGCACAGACAAGGCGCATCTGCTGACCAGCGCCTGGGAGGACCACACTGTGAAGTGGCCGGGTGCGTCGACGGTCGGCGTCAACGGGGCGCACGGCATGTATGCCTCCTGGGGCGGCTTTGCGCCGAACGGCCAGAAGGGCATGACCGTCTACCGGCCGACCCACTGGGCCTTCCAGGGCACCGGCCTGCACTATGCCGACATCTTCGGCGACAAGCAGCATATCTTCGCCTATGAGGTGGACGGCCTGGACTACACGTTCCGCCACGGCCTCCCCTATCCGGTCGCGGTGGAGGGCCAGCCCGAGACGATCGAGATCCTTGCGATGTCGCCGGCGGTCCTCGCCGAGGACGAGCCCGAAGGCGAAGGCTTCCGCTACTATGTGCGCGGCAGCGATCATGAGGGGCTTGTCGAATGCGTTACCGGAGAGGTAACGCCGGAAGGGCTCGCGCGCTACAAATACGGATCCGGGATGATGGTGCACATGACCCGCGGCAAAGGCGAGGTGCTGACCGCGGCCACTTGCGAATGGGTCATGGGCCTGAAACGCGGCGATCCTTTCACCCAGCGCATCACCCGCAACATCCTTGACCGGTTTACCGCCGGCCGATCCGCATAG
- a CDS encoding transketolase C-terminal domain-containing protein produces MSRQTEDRASLEVLDFNARGASAATAQKHYGEALLQAAQADDRIVCLTADLTLPTETDLFRDQLPERFHQVGIAEANMIGIAGGLARSGEIPFVHSFCVFATRRCYDQIAMQVAYPRANVKIVGVIPGLTTLLGVSHQAIDDIALMRALPNMTVIEPSSPDQVRASVAAIARHEGPVYLRLKRADGTEVVGDPASDFTIGKMRVLREGQQGLIVACGMMVYIARSAADALSRDGIEMTVVDMATIKPLDPALVELARRMPLVVTAENHSIIGGLGSAVAEMLMENDVPSKFRRLGVRDTFAEGGTTAFLFEKYGLSANALVATIRQALAQPAP; encoded by the coding sequence ATGAGCCGCCAGACGGAAGACCGAGCATCCCTGGAAGTCCTGGACTTCAACGCGCGTGGCGCCTCGGCGGCGACGGCGCAGAAACATTACGGAGAGGCACTGCTGCAGGCCGCACAGGCTGATGACCGGATCGTCTGCCTGACCGCCGACCTCACCCTTCCGACGGAGACGGACCTGTTCCGCGACCAGTTGCCGGAGCGCTTTCACCAGGTCGGCATCGCGGAAGCCAATATGATCGGCATCGCCGGAGGTCTGGCTCGGTCCGGCGAGATTCCCTTCGTTCACAGCTTCTGCGTCTTTGCGACCCGTCGCTGCTATGACCAGATCGCCATGCAGGTGGCCTATCCGCGCGCCAATGTGAAGATCGTCGGGGTAATCCCCGGATTGACGACTTTGCTCGGGGTCTCGCATCAGGCGATCGATGATATCGCCCTGATGCGGGCACTACCGAACATGACGGTGATCGAACCGAGCAGCCCGGACCAGGTGCGTGCTTCGGTCGCGGCGATCGCCCGGCATGAGGGTCCGGTCTACCTGCGCCTGAAACGCGCCGACGGAACGGAGGTGGTCGGCGATCCTGCATCCGACTTTACCATCGGCAAGATGAGGGTGCTGCGCGAGGGCCAGCAGGGCCTGATCGTCGCCTGCGGCATGATGGTCTATATCGCACGATCGGCCGCTGACGCGTTGAGCCGCGACGGCATCGAAATGACGGTCGTCGACATGGCGACGATCAAACCGCTCGATCCCGCTTTGGTCGAACTTGCGAGGCGGATGCCGCTTGTCGTCACCGCGGAAAACCACTCGATCATTGGCGGGCTCGGGAGCGCGGTGGCGGAAATGCTGATGGAAAACGATGTCCCGTCGAAATTCCGCCGCCTCGGCGTCCGCGACACGTTCGCCGAAGGCGGCACAACCGCCTTTCTCTTCGAGAAATACGGGTTATCCGCGAATGCCCTGGTTGCGACGATCCGCCAGGCACTGGCACAGCCAGCACCATGA
- a CDS encoding transketolase, with protein MNTDTSRERQPAARNRDPADLARIARSLRRHVIALVAPTGQGYVQQGLGAADLFAVLYFAEMRLDPADPQWPDRDRFLLSTAHNTAIFYATLAARGIVERDLVDQYCQDGSVFEVNASERVGTAIEATLGSLGQGLSVGIGMALAARRRGSQSRVYVVLGDGELQEGQLWEAALYAGSAGLSNLCLIIDYNSMQVEGHIDKVVSVAPVAEKFAAFGWAAEEIDGHDIPALLTALEEARGRDRPTCLVATTTAGKGVPSLEGILAHNLKLPAEVAAEAMAALADAEERP; from the coding sequence ATGAACACTGATACCAGCCGCGAAAGGCAGCCTGCCGCGCGCAACCGCGATCCTGCCGACCTCGCGCGGATCGCGCGGTCGCTCCGGCGCCACGTGATCGCGCTCGTGGCACCGACCGGCCAGGGCTATGTCCAGCAGGGTCTCGGCGCGGCCGACCTGTTCGCCGTCTTGTATTTCGCTGAAATGCGGCTCGACCCGGCCGATCCGCAATGGCCGGACCGCGACCGCTTCCTGCTCTCGACGGCCCATAACACGGCCATCTTCTATGCAACGCTTGCCGCGCGCGGCATTGTCGAGCGGGATCTGGTGGACCAGTATTGCCAGGATGGTTCCGTGTTCGAGGTCAATGCCTCCGAACGGGTCGGCACAGCCATCGAAGCGACGCTCGGCTCTCTCGGACAGGGCCTCTCGGTCGGCATCGGCATGGCACTCGCGGCACGGCGCCGCGGCTCGCAAAGCCGGGTTTACGTGGTTCTCGGCGATGGCGAATTGCAGGAGGGCCAGCTCTGGGAAGCGGCTCTCTATGCCGGCAGCGCCGGTCTCTCCAATCTCTGCCTGATCATCGACTACAACAGCATGCAAGTTGAAGGTCATATCGACAAGGTGGTGTCGGTGGCGCCGGTCGCCGAAAAATTCGCGGCTTTCGGTTGGGCCGCCGAGGAGATCGACGGCCATGACATTCCGGCTCTCTTGACGGCGCTCGAAGAGGCCCGTGGCCGGGACAGGCCGACCTGCCTCGTGGCCACCACAACTGCCGGCAAGGGCGTGCCGTCGCTGGAGGGCATCCTCGCCCATAATCTCAAACTGCCAGCCGAGGTCGCCGCCGAGGCGATGGCCGCCCTGGCCGATGCGGAGGAGAGACCATGA
- a CDS encoding GntR family transcriptional regulator produces the protein MRDVDQVVDGNGVGPVVRDSLTGLVYNNLRQALMEGRFWPGHRFKIRDLATTMNVSETPIREALMQLVRARALEMQAGRSIAVAHMTAKQYIELRTVRLFLEGLAAEHATTRVSEADIDRMEAIHAELIAAEQQQRWSDAVRANWQFHRGLYEGSELPEVLAILDDIWMRNGPLLNFHYPSAPPTYPKEHQHLSVLKYLRQRRADKVREAIQADMMEGGQNLVRLLEKSGGTRYLPPPSA, from the coding sequence ATGCGAGACGTGGATCAGGTGGTGGACGGTAATGGAGTTGGACCGGTCGTGCGGGATAGCCTGACCGGCTTGGTCTACAACAACCTGCGGCAAGCCCTGATGGAGGGCCGGTTCTGGCCGGGCCATCGCTTTAAGATCCGTGATCTGGCGACGACGATGAACGTCTCCGAGACGCCGATCCGCGAGGCGCTGATGCAATTGGTGCGCGCCAGGGCGCTGGAAATGCAGGCGGGCCGTTCGATCGCCGTGGCTCACATGACGGCCAAGCAGTATATCGAGCTGCGGACGGTGCGCTTGTTTCTTGAAGGCCTTGCCGCCGAACACGCCACAACGCGTGTTTCGGAGGCCGATATCGACCGTATGGAAGCCATTCATGCCGAATTGATCGCGGCCGAGCAGCAGCAGCGCTGGTCGGATGCGGTGCGCGCCAACTGGCAGTTTCACCGCGGGCTTTACGAAGGATCCGAACTGCCGGAAGTTTTGGCCATCCTCGACGATATCTGGATGCGCAACGGGCCGCTCCTGAACTTCCATTATCCGAGCGCGCCCCCGACCTACCCGAAAGAGCATCAGCACCTGTCCGTGCTGAAATACTTGCGGCAGCGCCGTGCAGACAAGGTTCGCGAAGCCATTCAGGCAGACATGATGGAAGGCGGACAAAACCTGGTGCGCCTGCTGGAAAAATCCGGCGGCACCCGCTACCTGCCACCCCCCTCCGCCTGA